From Novosphingobium decolorationis, one genomic window encodes:
- a CDS encoding NUDIX domain-containing protein, producing the protein MLLLTSLAQALPAPLHRLGLRGAHAVRRLIWKVRRPVVEGVRVLAFDPTGAVLLVRHSYGSDAWMPPGGGVTPREDVLEAARRELHEETACHLEAARHHVVTQENLHGATNRVHIVLGTTTDHPVPDAREIVEARFFALDRLPEAMPRGLATRIRSWAQEDERG; encoded by the coding sequence ATGCTTCTGCTGACATCGCTGGCACAGGCGCTGCCCGCGCCGCTTCACCGTTTGGGACTGCGCGGGGCGCATGCGGTGCGTCGCCTGATCTGGAAAGTGCGACGCCCGGTTGTCGAGGGCGTGCGGGTGCTTGCCTTTGATCCGACCGGTGCGGTCCTGCTGGTTCGGCACAGCTATGGCTCGGATGCGTGGATGCCGCCGGGTGGGGGCGTGACGCCGAGGGAAGACGTGCTGGAAGCTGCCCGCCGCGAGCTGCACGAAGAGACGGCGTGCCACCTGGAGGCGGCGCGCCATCACGTCGTCACGCAGGAGAACCTGCACGGCGCGACCAACCGGGTGCACATCGTTCTGGGCACCACTACCGACCATCCGGTCCCGGACGCGCGCGAGATCGTGGAGGCGCGCTTTTTTGCCCTGGACCGGCTTCCCGAGGCCATGCCCCGGGGACTGGCCACGCGGATACGTTCCTGGGCGCAGGAGGATGAGCGCGGGTAA
- a CDS encoding 6-phosphogluconolactonase, whose product MSQIEIIAGAENGAIAAFVAERLHAALAVSAEVAITVPGGSTPFPIFEILAQSDLPWPRISVWPGDDRIVAEDHAASNVGKIRALLEPVGAKIVPLTETARPPHFALAWLGMGGDGHIASLFPNTDPQVDDPSPVRRLTPDPLPPEAPFDRVSLTIPSLVASDEVMFVIRGADKRLVFDAARAGENDLPVARFLSAFPRRVTCFC is encoded by the coding sequence ATGTCGCAGATCGAAATCATCGCCGGCGCCGAGAACGGCGCGATTGCCGCCTTCGTAGCGGAACGTCTCCACGCCGCGCTGGCCGTTTCGGCCGAGGTTGCGATCACGGTTCCGGGGGGGTCGACGCCGTTCCCGATCTTCGAGATCCTGGCCCAGTCGGACTTGCCTTGGCCCCGCATCAGCGTCTGGCCGGGCGATGATCGCATCGTGGCCGAGGACCATGCCGCCAGCAACGTGGGCAAGATCCGCGCGCTGCTCGAACCTGTCGGCGCGAAGATCGTGCCGCTGACCGAGACCGCGCGTCCGCCGCATTTCGCGCTTGCCTGGCTGGGCATGGGCGGCGACGGCCATATCGCCTCGCTCTTTCCCAACACCGACCCGCAGGTCGACGATCCTTCGCCGGTGCGCCGACTGACCCCCGATCCGCTGCCGCCCGAAGCGCCGTTCGACCGGGTGAGCCTGACCATTCCCTCGCTCGTGGCTTCGGACGAGGTGATGTTCGTGATCCGCGGCGCGGACAAGCGCCTTGTCTTCGATGCCGCCCGTGCGGGCGAGAACGATCTGCCCGTGGCGCGCTTCCTCTCGGCGTTCCCGCGCCGGGTGACATGCTTCTGCTGA
- a CDS encoding uracil-DNA glycosylase family protein, translated as MSTSNDRTRKSEGLDALLARIAACRACAHALPHEPRPVVQAGQSARILVIGQAPGSKVHASGRAWDDDSGDRLRDWTGLCAEDFYDPERVAHMPSGFCYPGKGEGGDLPPRPECAPLWHDALRAELPQVRLTLLVGLHAQKRYLPRGFAPTMTQAVARWHEAPPGFLPLPHPAWRSRLWMGRNPWFAGELLPDLRGRIRAALDQKV; from the coding sequence ATGAGCACGTCGAACGATAGAACCCGCAAGTCCGAGGGTCTTGACGCACTTCTTGCGCGCATCGCGGCGTGCCGGGCCTGCGCGCACGCTCTGCCCCATGAGCCGCGCCCGGTTGTCCAGGCAGGGCAGTCCGCCCGGATCCTTGTCATTGGCCAGGCTCCCGGGAGCAAGGTTCACGCCAGCGGGCGGGCCTGGGACGATGACAGCGGGGATCGGCTGCGCGACTGGACCGGGCTTTGCGCCGAGGATTTCTACGATCCAGAACGCGTCGCGCACATGCCCAGCGGCTTCTGCTATCCGGGCAAGGGCGAGGGGGGCGACCTTCCGCCCCGTCCCGAGTGCGCCCCTTTGTGGCACGACGCCTTGCGGGCCGAGCTCCCGCAGGTGCGCCTGACCCTCCTGGTGGGGCTCCACGCGCAGAAACGCTATCTGCCGCGCGGCTTTGCCCCCACCATGACGCAGGCCGTCGCGCGCTGGCACGAGGCTCCTCCGGGATTTCTGCCCTTGCCGCACCCGGCCTGGCGCAGCCGCCTGTGGATGGGGCGCAACCCCTGGTTCGCAGGCGAGCTTCTGCCCGATCTGCGCGGCCGGATACGGGCGGCGCTGGATCAGAAGGTGTAG
- a CDS encoding MipA/OmpV family protein: protein MHKTIQAALLAASTLAAATASPAAFAQDTSTQMDEPGRNVFEGDSFTIGAGAVATPDYSGSDDYVIAPIPAIRGRIKGVTINTRAGGAAIDFIPDKRGAKIDFALGPVATVSFNRTRKVKDPVVAAAGRLKMPVEVGVSAGFTVNRVLHDYDWMNFNTDIKWDVAGAHDGMTVSPSVSYNTPLSKSLLVTVLAYARHVDDNFGDYNYSVSPAQSEASGLPQYTGKSGWDRAGVGTLVAWDLSGDLRDGGFSLIGVATYTRLLGDGKDTPYTSLRGSADQFMGGLGIAYTF from the coding sequence ATGCACAAGACGATACAGGCCGCGTTGCTGGCCGCCAGCACGCTGGCCGCCGCCACGGCCAGCCCGGCCGCCTTCGCCCAGGACACATCGACGCAGATGGACGAGCCTGGCCGCAACGTGTTCGAGGGCGATTCCTTCACGATCGGCGCGGGCGCTGTCGCCACGCCCGACTACAGCGGCTCCGACGACTATGTCATCGCGCCAATCCCCGCGATCCGAGGCCGGATCAAGGGCGTGACGATCAACACCCGCGCCGGTGGCGCCGCCATCGACTTCATCCCGGACAAGCGGGGCGCCAAGATCGACTTTGCGCTGGGCCCCGTCGCCACGGTGTCCTTCAACCGGACCCGGAAGGTAAAGGACCCGGTCGTAGCCGCCGCCGGAAGGCTCAAGATGCCGGTCGAGGTCGGCGTGAGCGCCGGTTTCACGGTCAACCGCGTGCTGCATGACTATGACTGGATGAACTTCAACACCGACATCAAATGGGATGTTGCGGGCGCGCATGACGGGATGACGGTGTCGCCGTCGGTCAGCTACAACACCCCCCTCAGCAAAAGCCTGCTGGTCACCGTGCTCGCCTATGCCCGCCACGTGGACGACAATTTCGGCGACTACAACTACTCGGTCTCCCCGGCACAGAGCGAGGCAAGCGGCCTGCCCCAGTACACCGGGAAGAGCGGCTGGGACCGGGCAGGCGTGGGCACACTGGTCGCCTGGGACCTTTCCGGAGACCTGCGCGACGGCGGCTTCTCGCTCATCGGCGTGGCGACCTACACCCGCCTGCTCGGCGATGGGAAGGACACGCCCTATACCTCGCTGCGCGGCTCGGCCGACCAGTTCATGGGTGGCCTCGGGATCGCCTACACCTTCTGA
- a CDS encoding lmo0937 family membrane protein, translated as MLKYIILILLALWLLGFVVFKVAGALIHVLLFVAIVIGLYQLFFAKRGKL; from the coding sequence ATGCTCAAGTACATAATCCTGATCCTGCTCGCGCTCTGGCTGCTGGGCTTTGTCGTCTTCAAGGTTGCCGGCGCGCTGATCCACGTGCTGTTGTTCGTGGCCATCGTGATCGGTCTCTACCAGCTGTTCTTCGCCAAGCGCGGCAAACTCTAG
- a CDS encoding HAD-IIB family hydrolase: protein MKEIVAFDLDGTLALSKQPLTDEMAELLAGLLEVAQVAVISGGDWPQFQKQVASRMPAHADLSRLWMMPTSGAKLFVHRDGAWTPVYAELFTEAQKAEILEAFDAALEATGFVPEQTWGERIEDRGSQITFSALGQQAPLEAKEVWDPDFAKRKVIQADLVKRLPGVSVNLGGATSVDITQPGVDKAWGLKRLAEHSGVAEDKMLFIGDAIFPGGNDYPAKAMGLDTVCVRDPADTINVVTAIIACQKSA from the coding sequence ATGAAGGAAATTGTTGCGTTCGATCTCGATGGTACGCTGGCGCTGAGCAAGCAGCCTCTGACCGACGAGATGGCCGAACTTCTCGCTGGCCTGCTGGAGGTCGCGCAAGTGGCCGTGATCTCGGGCGGGGACTGGCCGCAGTTCCAGAAGCAGGTCGCCTCGCGCATGCCTGCGCATGCGGACCTTTCGCGCCTGTGGATGATGCCGACCAGCGGCGCGAAGCTTTTCGTGCACCGCGATGGCGCCTGGACGCCGGTCTATGCCGAACTCTTCACCGAGGCGCAGAAGGCCGAGATCCTGGAGGCCTTCGACGCCGCGCTTGAAGCCACCGGCTTCGTGCCCGAGCAGACCTGGGGCGAGCGGATCGAGGACCGTGGCAGCCAGATCACCTTCTCGGCGCTCGGCCAGCAGGCCCCGCTCGAGGCCAAGGAAGTGTGGGACCCGGACTTTGCCAAGCGCAAGGTGATCCAGGCGGACCTGGTGAAGCGTCTCCCTGGCGTGTCGGTGAACCTGGGCGGGGCGACCTCGGTCGACATCACCCAGCCGGGTGTCGACAAGGCCTGGGGCCTTAAGCGCCTCGCCGAGCATTCGGGCGTGGCCGAGGACAAGATGCTCTTCATCGGCGATGCGATCTTCCCGGGCGGCAACGACTATCCGGCCAAGGCCATGGGCCTCGACACCGTGTGCGTGCGCGATCCGGCGGACACCATCAATGTGGTGACCGCGATCATCGCTTGCCAGAAGTCCGCCTGA
- a CDS encoding Dps family protein, translated as MANNDNAHGALIDSLNGLLADTFALYIKTKNFHWHVKGPQFRDLHLLFDEQAGQVQALIDDIAERVRKQGGTTLTSPDSIVAKTKIAPQDATSIDAMAMVKELMEDNLSYVARLREVKAAAGEAGDNATDGIVDDWTDQAEERAWFLREILA; from the coding sequence ATGGCGAACAACGACAATGCACACGGTGCGCTGATCGACAGCCTGAACGGGCTTCTCGCGGACACGTTTGCGCTCTACATCAAGACCAAGAACTTCCACTGGCACGTGAAGGGCCCGCAGTTCCGCGACCTGCACCTGCTGTTCGACGAGCAGGCTGGCCAGGTCCAGGCCCTTATCGATGATATCGCCGAGCGCGTGCGCAAGCAGGGCGGCACCACGCTGACGAGCCCGGATTCGATCGTCGCCAAGACCAAGATCGCCCCGCAGGACGCCACCTCGATCGACGCCATGGCGATGGTCAAGGAACTGATGGAAGACAACCTTTCCTACGTCGCGCGTCTGCGCGAGGTGAAGGCGGCGGCCGGCGAAGCGGGCGATAACGCCACCGATGGCATCGTTGATGACTGGACCGATCAGGCCGAGGAACGCGCCTGGTTCCTGCGCGAGATCCTCGCCTGA
- the dinB gene encoding DNA polymerase IV codes for MVSPGEHDEDEADGLRKIIHVDMDAFFASVEQRDDPEIRGKPVAVGGSSGRGVVAAASYEARTFGVRSAMPSSRALRLCPDLIFRKARFDVYRAVSQQIRAIFLDYTPHVEPLSLDEAYLDVTEDRKGLGSATRIAEQIRARIKADTGLTASAGVSYNKFLAKLASDQNKPDGLCVIRPGQGAAFVASLPVRRFHGVGPRGAEKMARLGIETGADLAAKDLAFLRAHFGSFAEYLFRAARGVDLRQVRADRPRKSVGGERTFAENIENAVALRETLDAIIETVWERIERAQTRGRTVTLKLRYADFTTLTRARSVHHWVADKAEFATLGHALLAELLPLPQPIRLMGLTLSALEQDEKTVKAKAEKDGQLSLL; via the coding sequence ATGGTTTCGCCAGGCGAGCACGACGAGGACGAGGCCGACGGCCTGCGCAAGATCATCCATGTCGACATGGATGCCTTCTTCGCCAGCGTCGAGCAGCGCGACGATCCCGAGATCCGCGGGAAACCGGTGGCCGTGGGTGGTTCGTCGGGTCGCGGCGTGGTGGCCGCGGCCAGTTACGAGGCGCGCACCTTCGGGGTGCGCTCGGCCATGCCCTCCTCGCGCGCGCTGCGCCTGTGCCCGGACCTCATCTTCCGCAAGGCCCGCTTCGATGTCTACCGCGCGGTCAGCCAGCAGATCCGCGCGATCTTCCTCGACTACACCCCCCACGTCGAGCCGCTCTCGCTCGACGAGGCCTATCTCGACGTCACCGAGGACCGCAAGGGACTGGGCTCGGCCACGCGCATCGCCGAGCAGATCCGCGCCCGGATCAAGGCCGACACCGGGCTCACCGCCAGCGCCGGGGTCTCCTACAACAAGTTCCTCGCCAAACTCGCCAGCGACCAGAACAAGCCCGATGGCCTGTGCGTGATCCGCCCCGGACAGGGCGCGGCTTTCGTCGCCTCGCTGCCGGTGAGGCGTTTCCACGGGGTCGGCCCGCGCGGCGCGGAGAAGATGGCGAGGCTCGGCATCGAGACGGGCGCGGACCTTGCCGCCAAGGACCTTGCCTTCCTGCGCGCGCATTTCGGCAGCTTTGCCGAATACCTCTTCCGGGCCGCGCGCGGCGTGGACCTGCGCCAGGTGCGCGCCGACCGACCGCGCAAATCGGTAGGAGGGGAGCGCACCTTTGCCGAGAACATCGAGAACGCAGTGGCTCTGCGCGAAACGCTGGACGCCATCATCGAGACTGTGTGGGAGCGGATCGAGCGCGCCCAGACACGTGGGCGCACGGTGACATTGAAGCTGCGCTATGCCGATTTCACGACGCTGACCCGCGCCCGTTCGGTCCACCACTGGGTCGCCGACAAGGCCGAATTCGCCACACTCGGCCATGCGCTGCTGGCCGAACTCCTGCCCCTGCCCCAGCCGATCCGGCTGATGGGCCTCACCCTCTCCGCGCTGGAACAGGACGAGAAGACGGTGAAAGCCAAAGCCGAGAAAGACGGGCAGCTATCCCTTCTGTGA
- a CDS encoding multidrug effflux MFS transporter, with translation MGQAEFVGLMASMQALMALSIDIMLPALGLISEDLGVPDPNQRQLIIGVFMTCAGIGSLFPGALADRFGRRRVALFAIAGNFLMTFVCAVAGSFELLLIARGIAGLLTSAMMVMPMTILRDRYEGDAMARTQSLIATTFMVVPMIAPMVGQAIMLVASWRWIFGVTCAMGVVVFIWASLRLPETLEPENRQEIRPRVIAGNMRLALTERAAIGYFLGGALVQAGLFGYLNSAQQLVGETLGAGEMFPILFGMMAMIMAGTNFINARIVVAFGARRVSHSALIVFIVTGIIHMIVALRGNEDLWTFVPLMTVSMCMLSFIAANFQAISLQPFGRIAGAAASVMSFVRMVLGSVIGAAIGLAFDGSAVPITAGMAIMGSLSLVLILYSERGTLFRRVNPPEYYRQNQPPKQPPHGG, from the coding sequence ATGGGGCAGGCCGAATTCGTCGGCCTGATGGCCTCGATGCAGGCGCTCATGGCGCTTTCGATCGACATCATGTTGCCGGCGCTGGGGCTGATTTCGGAGGATCTGGGCGTGCCCGACCCGAACCAGCGCCAGCTGATCATCGGGGTGTTCATGACCTGCGCAGGGATCGGGTCGCTGTTTCCCGGCGCCCTGGCGGACCGGTTCGGGCGTCGCCGCGTTGCTCTTTTTGCAATCGCGGGCAATTTCCTGATGACTTTCGTGTGTGCGGTTGCGGGCAGTTTCGAGCTGTTGCTGATCGCACGTGGTATCGCAGGGCTCCTGACCTCGGCGATGATGGTCATGCCCATGACGATCCTGCGCGACCGCTACGAGGGCGATGCCATGGCGCGCACCCAGTCACTGATCGCCACGACCTTCATGGTGGTGCCGATGATCGCGCCGATGGTCGGCCAGGCGATCATGCTGGTGGCCAGCTGGCGCTGGATCTTCGGGGTGACCTGCGCGATGGGTGTGGTCGTCTTCATCTGGGCAAGCCTGCGTCTTCCCGAGACGCTGGAGCCGGAGAACCGGCAGGAAATTCGTCCGCGCGTGATCGCGGGCAACATGCGCCTCGCGCTCACCGAGCGTGCGGCCATCGGCTATTTCCTGGGCGGCGCGCTCGTCCAGGCGGGGCTCTTCGGCTATCTCAACAGCGCGCAGCAGCTGGTGGGTGAGACGCTGGGCGCGGGCGAGATGTTCCCCATCCTGTTCGGCATGATGGCGATGATCATGGCGGGCACCAACTTCATCAACGCGCGCATCGTCGTGGCCTTCGGCGCGCGGCGCGTGTCGCATAGCGCGCTCATCGTCTTCATCGTGACGGGTATCATTCACATGATCGTTGCCTTGCGCGGCAACGAGGACTTGTGGACCTTCGTGCCGTTGATGACTGTCTCGATGTGCATGCTCAGCTTCATCGCGGCGAACTTCCAGGCCATTTCGCTTCAGCCCTTTGGCCGCATCGCTGGCGCGGCGGCCTCGGTCATGTCGTTCGTACGTATGGTGCTGGGCTCGGTGATCGGTGCGGCAATCGGCTTGGCGTTTGATGGCAGCGCAGTGCCGATCACGGCGGGCATGGCGATCATGGGCAGCCTCTCGCTGGTGCTGATCCTCTATTCGGAGCGGGGCACGCTGTTCCGCCGCGTGAATCCGCCCGAGTACTACCGCCAGAACCAGCCCCCCAAGCAGCCGCCGCACGGCGGCTGA
- a CDS encoding GNAT family N-acetyltransferase codes for MTNDELTVEEASAKDAQSITEIFSHYVLKSTATFETEPPGCDAVRQRIADLTQSGYPYLVSRDANGKVLGFGYAQRYGPRVGYRYSVETTVYVRPDCVRRGIGSALIKALIDECEARGFRQAFAVIASSEPASVILHARAGYRPVGTLEGAGWKHEQWIDVFLMQRKLGEGNDTLPEPALPEG; via the coding sequence ATGACAAATGACGAACTGACAGTCGAGGAGGCCTCCGCAAAGGATGCCCAATCGATCACCGAGATCTTTTCGCATTACGTGCTGAAAAGCACCGCGACATTCGAAACCGAGCCGCCCGGCTGCGACGCGGTTCGTCAACGCATCGCCGACCTGACCCAGTCCGGTTACCCTTATCTGGTTTCGCGCGACGCGAACGGCAAGGTCCTCGGCTTCGGTTATGCCCAGCGCTATGGCCCTCGCGTGGGCTATCGTTACAGCGTGGAAACAACGGTCTATGTCCGCCCGGACTGTGTCCGGCGCGGCATCGGCTCGGCCCTTATCAAGGCCCTCATCGACGAATGCGAAGCGCGCGGGTTCCGCCAGGCCTTCGCGGTCATCGCCTCGTCCGAACCCGCCTCGGTGATCCTTCATGCACGTGCAGGCTACCGGCCGGTCGGAACGCTCGAAGGCGCTGGCTGGAAGCACGAACAGTGGATCGATGTCTTTCTCATGCAGCGCAAGCTGGGCGAAGGAAACGACACCCTGCCCGAACCTGCCCTCCCCGAAGGCTAA
- a CDS encoding NAD-dependent epimerase/dehydratase family protein translates to MGPDMRVALGVNMRFLITGTAGFIGYHLAQRLLGEGHVVTGFDAMTDYYDVTLKERRTALLERAENFRFIKGRLEDFAAVEAAFAEAAPDVVIHLAAQAGVRYSIEAPETYIDSNLKGSWSILEMCRRQRPQHLMLASTSSVYGANEAIPFREADKADEPVSLYAATKKGMEAMAHSYAHLYGIPTTAFRFFTVYGPWGRPDMALFKFVRAMLQDTPIDVYGQGKMARDFTYIDDLVEGITRLSEVPPVAGHPVERPGLVDTLSPIGPYRVVNVGGGQPIALMDFISTIERCLGREARLNMMDMQPGDVPQTYADPALLDALTGYVPQTDLAKGVAAFTQWYLEEYAPQGVSQKG, encoded by the coding sequence ATGGGACCCGACATGCGCGTGGCTCTGGGGGTGAATATGCGTTTCCTGATTACCGGCACGGCAGGCTTTATCGGCTACCATCTGGCGCAGCGGCTGCTGGGCGAGGGGCACGTCGTCACCGGCTTCGACGCCATGACCGACTACTACGACGTCACGCTCAAGGAGCGGCGCACCGCGCTTCTGGAGCGAGCTGAGAATTTCCGGTTCATCAAGGGGCGGCTGGAGGACTTCGCCGCGGTCGAGGCGGCCTTTGCCGAGGCCGCACCCGATGTGGTCATCCACCTCGCCGCACAGGCGGGCGTACGCTATTCGATCGAGGCGCCCGAAACCTATATTGACAGCAATCTCAAGGGTTCGTGGTCGATCCTGGAGATGTGTCGCCGCCAGCGCCCGCAGCACCTCATGCTGGCTTCGACCTCGTCGGTCTATGGGGCCAACGAGGCGATCCCCTTTCGCGAAGCGGACAAGGCGGACGAACCGGTCAGCCTCTATGCGGCGACCAAGAAGGGCATGGAGGCGATGGCGCACAGCTATGCCCACCTCTACGGGATCCCGACGACGGCGTTTCGCTTCTTCACGGTCTACGGACCCTGGGGGCGGCCGGACATGGCGCTCTTCAAGTTCGTGCGCGCGATGCTGCAGGATACGCCCATCGACGTCTACGGTCAGGGCAAGATGGCCCGCGACTTCACCTATATCGATGATCTGGTGGAGGGCATCACACGCCTTTCCGAGGTGCCGCCCGTCGCCGGACATCCGGTGGAGAGGCCGGGCCTTGTCGATACGCTCTCACCCATCGGGCCCTACCGGGTGGTCAACGTGGGGGGTGGCCAGCCGATCGCGCTCATGGACTTCATCTCGACCATCGAGCGCTGTCTCGGGCGCGAGGCCAGGCTCAACATGATGGACATGCAGCCCGGAGACGTGCCGCAGACGTATGCCGATCCCGCCTTGCTGGACGCGCTGACGGGCTATGTGCCGCAGACCGACCTGGCGAAGGGCGTCGCCGCCTTTACCCAGTGGTACCTGGAGGAATATGCGCCGCAGGGCGTGTCACAGAAGGGATAG
- the crtY gene encoding lycopene beta-cyclase CrtY: protein MADRTCDLAILGGGLAGGLTALAFARARPDLRLCLVEQGPRFGGDHVWSFFDTDVDPAARALLDPLIAARWEGYEVRFPGYARDLSTRYASITSDRLDARLREALSEEALLCGARVACASAQRVELEDGTSITAGAVLDARGAKGLEHMAGGWQTFLGQMVTTRQPHGLTRPIVMDATVEQVNGYRFVYVLPFGPSRLFIEDTYYADTPAIERDALRARIARYAAGQGWDIAEVLYEETGALPVIARGDFSAFWNADPEGVPARAGTRAALVHPLTSYSLPDAVRFAVHLAGLDNIGGEALGRICHDWAAHHWREGRFYRMLTTMLFGAGAPEDRWRMLARFYRLPEPLIERFYAGQSRLADMARVLAGKPPVPVGAAIAALAGQGRPLADLSPLGERA, encoded by the coding sequence ATGGCTGACCGCACGTGTGATCTGGCAATTCTGGGAGGCGGACTGGCCGGGGGGCTGACCGCGCTGGCCTTTGCGCGCGCGCGTCCCGATCTGCGCCTGTGCCTTGTCGAACAGGGCCCGCGTTTCGGCGGCGACCACGTCTGGTCGTTCTTCGATACCGACGTCGATCCGGCGGCGCGGGCGCTCCTCGATCCGCTGATCGCGGCGCGCTGGGAGGGGTACGAGGTGCGCTTTCCGGGCTACGCGCGTGATCTTTCGACCCGCTACGCCAGCATTACCAGCGACCGGCTCGACGCGCGCCTGCGCGAAGCTCTGAGCGAGGAGGCGCTGCTGTGCGGTGCGCGCGTGGCCTGCGCCAGCGCCCAGCGGGTGGAGCTGGAGGACGGGACCTCGATCACGGCAGGCGCGGTTCTCGATGCGCGCGGGGCGAAGGGGCTCGAGCACATGGCCGGCGGCTGGCAGACGTTCCTGGGGCAGATGGTCACGACCAGGCAGCCGCATGGCCTGACCCGTCCCATCGTCATGGATGCGACCGTGGAGCAGGTGAACGGCTATCGCTTCGTCTACGTCCTGCCCTTCGGCCCCTCCCGGCTCTTCATCGAGGATACCTATTACGCCGACACCCCGGCGATCGAGCGCGACGCGCTGCGGGCACGGATCGCGCGCTATGCCGCCGGGCAGGGCTGGGACATCGCCGAGGTCCTCTACGAGGAAACCGGCGCGCTTCCCGTGATCGCCCGGGGGGATTTCTCCGCCTTCTGGAACGCCGATCCCGAGGGCGTTCCCGCCCGTGCGGGAACAAGGGCGGCGCTCGTGCATCCTTTGACATCGTACTCCCTTCCCGATGCGGTACGATTTGCCGTTCATCTCGCCGGCCTCGACAACATCGGCGGGGAGGCCCTAGGAAGGATCTGTCATGACTGGGCCGCACATCACTGGCGCGAGGGGCGCTTCTACCGAATGCTGACGACGATGCTGTTTGGCGCAGGCGCGCCCGAAGACCGCTGGCGCATGCTCGCCCGTTTCTACCGGCTTCCCGAGCCGCTGATCGAGCGTTTCTACGCCGGTCAGTCGCGGCTGGCCGACATGGCGCGGGTGCTGGCCGGGAAGCCGCCGGTGCCGGTCGGCGCGGCGATCGCCGCTCTTGCAGGCCAAGGGCGTCCGCTTGCGGACCTCAGCCCATTGGGAGAGCGCGCATGA